In Tachysurus fulvidraco isolate hzauxx_2018 chromosome 5, HZAU_PFXX_2.0, whole genome shotgun sequence, the genomic stretch ctataataactgctTTATAGACGCAGGACCCGGATGTGTccacactatataactataataactgctTTATAGACGCAGGACCCGGATGTGTccacactatataactataataactgctTTATAGACGCAGGACCCGGATGTGTccacactatataactataataactgctTTATAGACGCAGGACCCGGATGTGTccacactatataactataataactgctTTATAGACGCAGGACCCGGATGTGTccacactatataactataataactgctTTATAGACGCAGGACCCGGATGTGTccacactatataactataataactgctTTATAGACGCAGGACCCGGATGTGTccacactatataactataataactgctTTATAGACGCAGGACCCGGATGTGTccacactatataactataataactgctTTATAGACGCAGGACCCGGATGTGTccacactatataactataataactgctTTATAGACGCAGGACCCGGATGTGTccacactatataactataataactgctTTATAGACGCAGGACCCGGATGTGTccacactatataactataataactgctTTATAGACGCAGGACCCGGATGTGTccacactatataactataataactgctTTATAGACGCAGGACCCGGATGTGTccacactatataactataataactgctTTATAGACGCAGGACCCGGATGTGTccacactatataactataataactgctTTATAGACGCAGGACCCGGATGTGTccacactatataactataataactgctTTATAGACGCAGGACCCGGATGTGTccacactatataactataataactgctTTATAGACGCAGGACCCGGATGTGTccacactatataactataataactgctTTATAGACGCAGGACCCGGATGTGTccacactatataactataataactgctTTATACTGTCAGAAGGAgctttttgtctatttatagTCTCACGTTTCCAGCACATCACCACatataaacatcataaacagcttgttttgtaactttttcagtttttaaagAGCTCTTTATTAACTCTGGTATCCTGCACTCTAATGATCTACATTATATGTCCATATTTGAGGATATAATTTAATTAAGAATTGAAATCTTAATGCTGTGAcacgtgtgtgacgtgtgtttGAGGGGAAACAGATTCCAAAAAGACATCATCTCCATCTCCTGGCATTGTATTTGACGCCGCCGTGCGACACCGTTTATTAGTGAGGACTGAGTGAAGAACTAAGATCTGATATGATGCAGTATTATGGATCAGTTTTATCCACAGAAATACACCAAATTGCACGTTTTCCATTTCCgctgatgaaaaacaaaaagaaacaaacttaGCGACGCAGTTCCGGTCTGGAGAATTGTGTTTATTAAGCTTTGGGTGTCTGCTTCTGCTGTGTGATATGCAGCACTTTATTGTAAAGCCGTAAAATAAACCTCAGATATCAGACAAGAGGCTGaaataaatggcaaaaaaaaaaaaacccacacacagtaacagatagtgtgtgtgtgtgtgtgtgtgtgtggatgaactGAATGTTCCAAAGCCAAACGTGAATAAACCTCATGGGTAATTCCTCACATCTGCAACATAACTCTCCCCCTCCATTCCACATGGTACAGTCCAGCCAGTCTCTGACAGGCttaaaaatgacatcatttcttCTTCGGCTGATTGGGTGTGTTGAATTTGAAGAAGATGATGTCTCCATCCTCCACCACATAGTTCCTTCCTTGCTGTCTGTACTTTCCTGCAGCCTGTCCAGAAATCAATGATGATACATAAACATACGTTTTAATACTTACATTCTcgtattacttaaaaaaaaaaaaaaaaagtccggTTGGGTGCAAAAAGTCTGCACCGTTAAAATGATGTGGATaaagaaatgtcatttaaatgttctAATAACGCGTAACAGCTTCTTTTCTATCTTCTAGACATCTTTTGGATCCTCACAGCTATAAAAGGTGATAACGGTTAAAAGCCATTCAACTAAAAGATAAAAGAAGCAGTTGATCTGACCTTAACAGCAGGCTCGCTGCCTTCCTCTTTAAAATCCGAAAACTTCATGACCTCAGCCATAATGAAGCCCTTCTCGAAGTCTGTGTGGATCTTACCAGCCGCCTGTGGAGCCTTGGTGCCTTTCTGTTGGTTAGAGAAGCACACAACGCACACGGGACTCAAGCAAATATACCATCGGCCCAGGATGAAGGGCTGGGATAGTAACAATCAAGGTGATCATCTTGACAACAAACAAGCCAGatgtctccacacacacattgtatttgtttgtaagcgtgtgtgtttttgtagttaCCCTGATGGTCCATGCGCGTACTTCATCAGGTCCCGCAGTAAAAAAATACTCCAGCTGCAGTGCTGCGTAGCCGGTCTTTATGATCTTGGTCAACACGCTAAAGCATGAACACGTTTTCAATTAGCTACATGAACCAAGTGggaacatttaaaaagaagaaaccttttagttttatttctggTACTGTGTACATCTACATTGTAATCTAATAAACCGTCTGTGATTTATTAACACGGATTATGTTTATATCATGTTCTTTTACTTATCCGACACTTATCTGTATAGACGGATTATATTCATAAAAGTATTCAGTATtctggggaggaaaaaaaaccctcgcagatttaaagtgtgttttgtcatagggcctttttacacccagtcacttcatgtgttgtctctgatccgatagctatctgatttgttaaaactgttccatttacattaggcctcataaacgcgtctcggcgaatcggatatcgatccgatctttctggtCCCACCCAAAATGcgaatatattttacctcatttccagggtaattgaaacggaacacactttggtgtacgcggttttcagaacacgatcaaaaagaagacgaaactggttacgacgtttacgttttcgctggcggcagcagcgcgttttaagacccgacgagacgcctgggtgaaagatcacctacaattgacgtacttccgtttgggaggagtatagcgctgacgtatgtggcttgaacaaccacatgcatttacacatgaccagtttcatctgaaacgcgtcccagaccacctcctgaagtggtttgaaccatcggatttatatccgtctcgaaaacgtttcggagggcatttagacctggtctttttaccgttagtaaagctatcggatcacagaaaaggcatgaagtgaccaggtgtaaaaagccccacaAATTTGGTGATGGTGTTTCAGCTTGATGGTCACCCAAAGAACTGTCTGAAATATTAACCCGCTTATTATTCGCTTTAATAACGGCTGTAATTTTCATTAAAATCGCCGTAAAACGTCACCGTTCTCTGTGACACCGTTACCCAGCCTTCttaatgaaaagaagaaaaaaaaatgttactgctaggaaaagcaaaaggaaaaaagtaatgTGTGAAATCTTAAAATCTGACCTCTGGGTTTTATTTTCCTCGCAGAACTGCTGTTTCTCCTCATCGCTCATGTCCTGGTATCTGCTCTCGAAACCTCCACTGAAGGGGATGACGAGGGCGCCGGGGTCGTGTGCGTCTACCCACTCCTTAATCTTTACCAGCCTTCAGGGAAAGACACATTTATTACTTCACCCgataacagtataataatataacaacatttatataaactgatttattttcattaaaacgAACAACTGATATACAAAGAAAGGTGTATGTATTAAGCTGTGCTACATGGTGCTAATGGGGCTTTCATACCTGAGTCAGTTTTGAGTCTGAATAAGTGCAAATATGTACTTTGgttgcacacaaaaaaaaaagcaaaagagaaagaaaatgtccTTGTAAGACTTGTCAGTCATTACCCAGAAAGGTTTCCTAATAACCCAGAAGGAAGCCACATCATCTTTCTGTACATCtaagaatctaatctaatctaatctcctGGACACACGGTGTATCTGTAGCGCTACATCTCTGTACAAGACAGTTTGCATTTCAGTTCAGCGGCACACGGCTACACAAAAGATCCGTGGCGTGTTTGATTCACTTCCTGCACGCGAGTCGATTCGGGTGTCGAATCGCAAACGACTGAACGACTCACTTGGATCTTAAATTTGAATCCGGCAGCGTTACGTGAAAGCGTCCTAAAACGCCACGACTCACCATTTGTTCTTTTTCCTGATGTAATCTTTCTCAGAGAGATTCACCAGGTAAATCATCGGCTTGGACGTCAGGAAGAGATATTTATTCAGCACCtcgatcttaaaaaaaaaaaaaaaaaaaaaaaaacattaagatgAAAACGGATCAATTTAAAGGCGATTTAAACGCAGGTTCGCCAACAGGATCAATGACTGGTCACCTCTTTGTCGTTCCATTCATGGTATCGAACGTGTTTCTTCTCGTCGACCACCCATGACTTGATTTTACACATGATGTCctgtttaaaaaacacaaaagaaaacaaaggaatTAAAAATCTGGCATCCATGAAAGTCCTGCAAGTTTCCCAAAACCTTTGTATCCTACTGATAAGAAGACCAACTAAGGAAACCACATGAAACTTCAGATCCTGTCATTTTCTTTGATTACTGCACTTTTACATCTCGAGTATGAACTGCTTTAATACGTTTACAACGTCCTTATGATGAGCCTCTGAGAGAAGAACTTCatcaaaaaaaattttcattcaaaaataaagaaataataaaagcaagCTGACACGATCCCATAAATTAagatacattattattattaaagatgaatttaataattaaattacttTCCACCTGTGTTTTCTAGCCTTTACCCTGATTTTTGAGTCAAAATAACTTTGATAACTTTTTTTAGccatcacgtgtgtgtgtgtgtgtgtgtgtgtgtgtgtgcatgtgtgtgtatgtgtgtgtgtacgtgtatgtgtacgtgtatgtgtacgcgtgcatgtgtacgtgtgcatgtgtgtacgtgtgtgtacgtgtgcgtgtatgtgtgtgtacgtgtatgtgtacgtgtatgtgtacgcgtgcatgtgtgtacgtgtgcatgtgtgtacgtgtgcatgtgtgtacgtgtgtgtacgtgtgtgtacgtgtgcgtgtatgtgtgtgtacgtgtatgtgtacatgtacttgtatgtgtacgcgtgtgtgtacgtgtggtgtgtgtgtacgtgtgtgcatgtgtgtgtatatgtgtgtgtgtgtgtgcatgtgtgtacgtgtgtgtgtgtgtgtgtgtgtgtgtgtgtacgtgtgtgtgtatacatgtgtgtgtacacgtgtgtgtatatgtgcacgtgtgtgtgtatgtgtgtatatatggtatgtgtgtttctgtgcacgtgtgtgtgtgtacgtgtggtgtgtgtgtgtgtgtgtctgtgtgagttcACTCACATATTCAGGCTTGAGTTTCTTGTCTCCGCCCCTCACAGCCGTTTTCTCCAGCTTGTCTATGATTGGCCCGATCATCTCCTCATCTTTCATCCTGAGCTCCTCATGGATGATCTCGATGTCCCTAACCGGGTCCACGCAGCCCTCCACGTGGATGATGTCTTCATCCTCAAATGCTCCtgcacgttcacacacacacaaaaaaacacacacacacacacacacggaaaacaTTATATGCAAATGAGTTATAATACAGCCAACCTACAACACCAATTCTTGGCTTAACTTATAAATCCATTAAGAAATAAAACGTGACGGATTATTATCCTCCCTGACATCAtgtcctgaaatgttttatccTCTAATGTTCTAATATTCCACGATTGTCATCTTTCATGACCATACACGCTTTTCCATCCGTTTCCAGTTAACGTCATCGGCACACGTCTCGTGCTTACACGCCCTTTTCCAAAACACGCAATGAGAGCGGTCTACTCACGTGTCATGTGAAAAATTGAATCACAGGCGCTGATGTGCGAGAGAAAGGCGTTTCCCAAACCCTGTCCTGCGTGAGCTCCCTTCACCAGCCCGGCGATGTCTACTACATTCAGAAAGGCTGGGACCttactgctcacacacacacacacacacacacacacacacacacacacacacacacacacacagagcaatatCAGGCGTGTAACGTGTTGTGTTTGTACTCAACAGCAGTGATCTTACTGCTGGAAAAAACCTGAAAAAGACAAGACACGCTGTTCCACCGGTTTCCCagctgaaagttttttttaaacgatgTGCTTTACATACCTGGCAGGCTTGTGATACTGGCATAGAAAGTCGTAGCGCTCGTCTGGAATTGGCACGCGACTCTCGTTCGGGTCGATGGTGCAGAAGGGAAAATTCTCCGCCGCCGCCTGACTCTTCGTCAGCACGTTGAAGAAGGTCGATTTACTGAAAACGACATTGACACGAAGCACCGAGTGTCAGCAGACGTCCACCGAAAACCTGATAAATTCTACTGTAAATGTCATTTTAgaccagagagaaaaaaaaaatctaagtgtAGATGAAAAGCCTCGTTTTTACTAAGACCTTGTCGCTTGTCTGCCGTTATTTTTTAAGCTAATCGTGTGCTAAAGAAATCGATTATTATTGTAACATTTTCAGATCCTTCTACACAAGCGACACATTAAGAGATAAGGCAAGTGACCTTGTTTTATCCGATGTGTACCCTGAAAATGATATAAGTGAGGGGAGAAAACCTACCAAAATGATCTGAAAACCAGACTAGTAAATCTCACATACTTTATCGCTAATCGAACCGACGttcacaaacaaacatgacTATCAAGCCGAAGCGGGACGTCCTGACCGTAATCGTGATGACTCTCAAGACTCTCCGGTTGTTGTTTTAATGAAATCACTGAATGAAACAACTGATCtcagaaatatataataataataataataataataataatagatgaaCATAGTcagcaaataattttataaagCATGCTCTAACACACAACTTCACACAACAATTTAGAATAGTCAATTTAGAAAAGTCCCATCAGTTAAGTAcagacatttacatcatttagcagaagcccttatatccagagtgacttacattatctcatttttataaaactgagcaattgaaggttaaggcctttgctcaggggcacaaCTGTGTCAGTTCGGTGGACGCgagattgaactcacaacctaccgATTGCTAGCTCgacaccttaactactaggtTACGACATGCCCACGAGCACGGATATCTTTTCGATAGTCGGTGTTAACACTTGATGACCCTCAGACAACACCATGAAACACACCCCACGTTCGGTAACCCGACGATCCCGATTTTAAGCGAGGTCCCGAATCGTCCGATGATAGCCGGTGGCTTCGGTCCGTCTCCTCCCTTCTTCGGAGGCatctgaagaagaaaagaaaacacaccatCAAAATCAAACCTGAACGCAAGGTGACGTTTGATTTGACTTAATATGATGAAAACCTTTTATCGTGAGCCATAACTGATCTGAAATCTGTCAGCTCTCTGCACTTCAtgaatctataataataataataataataataataataataataataataataaattcagaaGTAGACATGTTAAATGCGTAAAGCTCAGCTGGATATGTGGGTCTATCTGGGGCTGTGTGTCACTTCAGCACAGGGGACATGATGCCCAAAATAGTGTCCAGTGTAGGATGACCAGGCTGCACAAGCTAAATATAACCAATATATCATTAATAACACCCTAAAGTCACTGCACCACAGGATCACTGTGTTCTGCCTCCTGACTCGGTGTCACTGCCCCgttttcctcacacactcctgactCCAGACGTTACCTCAGATTAGCTCCATTCATTTGTACACAGTTAGCATAGTTAGCTTCCTACCCAACTGTTAGCACTGTAGCACAAAATAACGTCTACGTTCAACACAAGACAAGTTGCgtacaaaagtaaaaacatgACTTTAACAATGTGCGTGTTTGTATCACCTCGAATTAAGATAATGTCTGATTATAAAGGAGGAATTTGGACCGTGTTGACGGCTCACGCGCTGTGCGGTCCGGGCGACGGCACCAAAAGAAATCCGGAAGTCGAAAATGGTCAAGTCTTCCCATTGGTCAAAAGCGGGCATGACGTCAcgacacaaaaataaaaaatttgggTAAATTTTTGTTAAcgtttattacttttttttacgtttctaaaatctaaaaaaaaaaaaatccaggtttTAATCCGGATAAAAACGTATTTTGCGTAAATTCATCGAAGCTACGTGGTAACAGTGCTAACAGTTTACATCCGGGTATTTAGACGCTAACGCCATACACGGTGCGatctaaaagtattggcacccgtCATAAGAAACAGTGCAAATATTACTTGTCTAGGCCTTGTATCgatgtgtttaaacacacacatacacacacacacagtactttCAACAGAGCATTTGtgtcaaaattattggcacccatgCTATTAAAAGAATAACAGCACTGAGCCTTTCAACAAGCTTTAACAGTTTGTGTTACTCTCATGTGTGCGTCCCTTTTATCATGTATAACAGTGACAACAGATTTCCTAAGGACTGACAAAtgaaacataatatataatacagtaataatctaataatacaGGCTTGCAGTTTATTCTAGTATGTTTTCGAGAAAATTGCTGTGTGTGATTGAAAtactcagtgtctgtgtgtgtgtttgaaatgcTGGGGGGGGttgaaatgctgtgtgtgtgaatgaaatgctgtgtatgtgtgtctgtctgtgtgtttgtgtgtgtgtgttgttgaaatgctgtgtgtgtgtgtgtgtgtttgcgtttgaaatgctgtgtgtgtgtgattgaaatgctgtgtgtgtgtgattgaaatgctgtgtgtgtgtgattgaaatgctgtgtgtgtgtgcgtgtgattgaaatgctgtgtgtgattgaaatgcagtgtgtgtgtgtgtgtgtgatattgaaatgctgtgtgtgtgtgtgtatatgtgtgtgattgaaatgctgtgtgtgtgcgtctgcatAAACTATAATATTTAGTGCATAACTGAAAAAATGGttatgaatgaacaaaaatattcacagattcTGACAgaggctttcttttttttatctccagtTCACATAATCCCATACAAACTGGGtgcatatttatattaataattattatttatatttagattaattaatattaattatattaattaagcTGTTTAAACATTTCATAAACAACAGTTTCTACAGCAATGAACATGTGCAAAATCAGGTAAGTACAATCTGAGCAGTCTGGCAGCAGCCACTGTATGAACAGTTCAGTCACATTAACAGGATAGATCAGATTTTCAGTACACATCATACAGAAAACAACCCTGATGAGAAGAATATATCTACATTTGGATTTGTGAAAATACGTACCTCATGGTCACCAAACCAAAATTCGAATTGCATACTTTGTCGTTTAAATCTATGAGCGATCGCACTGCACTTAGACAGTTTCTTGAGCGTACGCTCACAGGAAATCACAATAAAATCTTAGACCTGCAACACTTAATCATTAACAGAGCACCTTATCGGACATTTTGCGATGTCACGTATTCTCAAGTTTTTTGAAGTATGTCGAAAGGTCGAGAATCATATTTTGCATGAACTTTGTGCTGAGATGCATGatatattaaaggtggggtgcacgatgtttgaaaaacgCTACAGAAacctgagtcgggccgacaaacaaaacagacgtttagccaatgagcagaaaggggcgtgtcttgtgaatctgcagcagagagagtgttcagtgcgcatgtctgacattagcagaaagcgattgaaacattgacatggcggatacctgccgttacctctgcctcgggttctaggtatCGAACGTTGTCTTCGGTATGAAACGGAGCTAAattttcacggtacaacacacagtactacaaaatcacatttgtattaccatagtattactcattgtgttcatttactgataaaaatatccccttggccagctgccccagGGGGTTCTgtcataatagttgcctgggttacgcatgtatgtgtggggcggagctagcAAAACAGGAGTGACACCAATTTGGGTTggagcgtgtttgttttggtgatttcaaatgtcaatattggctttcaaactttgtgcaccgcacctttaagtttgtgtggggttttttttacagcatacTTTGCAACCATGCAGACGCCAAACACACCTTTCAAAATCATTATAATAAAAGTAGCATGGATTCTCTTTTAAATTTGGCACACCATGCAAAACAATATAATTCAAAAAGCAACAGGAGAAGAAACAATTCGATCGAAAAAGGTCACGCCGCACATGGAGGCGTGTCAGTCATCTGAGAAACAATACGATTGGCCACTGTTACAGAATCTGAAGAATCACACATGACTTATTCAATGTCTGCTTCCTCCTGCAGCTGAACCCCATACAGACAGACGGTCTCCGGTCTCTGACCAAGCCTACACGCAGCAGCCACCGGACGAGCTCACGGCCCAGGAAGCAACCTGCACGTTCgcacctgtcaatcaaagcaaGGATTCACCCACAGATCCTGAGAGAGAGTCGGCTGATCCGCTGATAGAGGGTGGAAAAGAGGAAATAAGAGACAAAGATGGAAGAATTGATGTGTTAAAAAGTGCATGcacaggaagagaaaaaagagggtaaaaaaaaaagaaatgcattatCGTTCATAAGGACAAAAACAAGCTTacttaataaatacaataatgcaTTTCTGCACGAAAGAAAGATAACCCAGAAATGAAAAAGGTAACCcatgaagaagagaagaagagactCGATCTGGCTTCGTTTAGAATTTTTTTGtcctcacatgtacacacacaccttctcttgTGAACGATGTCTTGCACGCACTGATTCTTATGGTAGCGGACGAACTGCGTGCAAGTCAGCCGTATCTCTTCAGGAACGGTTGATGGAGCTTGGTTAGTCTGCTGCGCTCCACCCAACAGTGCTgccagcctacacacacacacacacacacacacacacacacacacacacacacacaatcataaaaTCATCCACAAAATATTTGACACATAATTCCTTATTAATCTTACTGCTCCTTAAATGATGTT encodes the following:
- the ola1 gene encoding obg-like ATPase 1; protein product: MPPKKGGDGPKPPAIIGRFGTSLKIGIVGLPNVGKSTFFNVLTKSQAAAENFPFCTIDPNESRVPIPDERYDFLCQYHKPASKVPAFLNVVDIAGLVKGAHAGQGLGNAFLSHISACDSIFHMTRAFEDEDIIHVEGCVDPVRDIEIIHEELRMKDEEMIGPIIDKLEKTAVRGGDKKLKPEYDIMCKIKSWVVDEKKHVRYHEWNDKEIEVLNKYLFLTSKPMIYLVNLSEKDYIRKKNKWLVKIKEWVDAHDPGALVIPFSGGFESRYQDMSDEEKQQFCEENKTQSVLTKIIKTGYAALQLEYFFTAGPDEVRAWTIRKGTKAPQAAGKIHTDFEKGFIMAEVMKFSDFKEEGSEPAVKAAGKYRQQGRNYVVEDGDIIFFKFNTPNQPKKK